One window of the Lytechinus variegatus isolate NC3 chromosome 3, Lvar_3.0, whole genome shotgun sequence genome contains the following:
- the LOC121411508 gene encoding kelch-like protein 18, with product MMASTATPTSITASTGAFSDGMLDSVVFCKNDLPADGYMTMESIRRQGKLCDVTLKVEDHKFTAHRIVLAASIPYFHAMFTTDMVESKQEEITMSGIDPSALEVLVNFSYSGRVIINTQNVLSILVCANFLQLQVIKEACCSFLKDRLDPSNCLGIRRFADTMVCGDLFQASTSFLHKQFVDVSSSDEFMMLSKADFIEILEMDGLNVTGEEQVFDALIGWVKHDEEVRQEYMPELLGLVRLPLIRPQVLTDHISTEERVKACHKCRDLVDEAKDYHLMPERRSLLQSKRTKPRCCNDISGLIYAVGGLTRSGESLNAVEVYEPVNETWSVTKQMTTRRSRVGVTVLSGRLYAVGGYDGHSRLNTVEVFDPISNEWWDVAPMNHRRSALGVAALDGRVYACGGYDGISSLSSVECYDPETNKWYVVADMTKSRSAAGVAVLSGEIFAAGGHDGLQIFSTVECFNRFTGRWTVVQPMQSKRCRLGVTSFNGKLYICGGYDGSKFLNTVEVYDPVANAWTYAAPMNSRRSRVALVANRGRLYAVGGYDGLTNLNTVEMYDPQKDVWTFVSPMQSHEGGVGVGVIPLSV from the exons ATGATGGCTTCGACTGCAACTCCAACGAGCATTACTGCCAGTACCGGAGCTTTTTCAGATGGCATGTTGGATTCAGTAGTATTCTGTAAAAATGATCTACCAGCAGACGGTTACATGACAATGGAAAGCATACGGCGGCAAGGAAAACTCTGCGACGTGACACTGAAG GTTGAAGACCACAAATTTACAGCACATCGCATCGTATTGGCGGCTTCCATTCCATACTTCCATGCAATGTTTACCACAGATATGGTGGAAAGCAAACAAGAAGAAATTACCATGTCTGGCATTGATCCAAG TGCCTTGGAAGTCCTAGTGAACTTTTCATACAGTGGTCGTGTCATTATCAACACCCAGAATGTCCTATCTATACTTGTCTGTGCTAATTTCCTTCAACTCCAAGTCATAAAAGAAGCTTGTTGCAGTTTCCTCAAAGATCG CTTGGACCCTTCCAACTGCCTTGGTATACGTCGGTTTGCAGACACCATGGTGTGTGGAGATTTATTCCAGGCTTCCACTAGTTTCCTTCATAAGCAGTTTGTAGATGTCTCATCCTCGGATGAGTTTATGATGCTGAGTAAGGCCGATTTCATTGAGATCCTAGAGATGGACGGGCTCAATGTCACAGGGGAGGAACAG GTGTTTGACGCTCTTATAGGATGGGTGAAACACGATGAGGAGGTTAGACAGGAATATATGCCAGAATTACTTGGTCTAGTAAGACTACCTCTGATACGGCCTCAGGTTCTTACAGATCATATATCAACGGAAGAGAGGGTCAAAGCTTGCCATAAATGCAG AGACCTAGTAGATGAAGCTAAAGACTACCATTTAATGCCAGAAAGACGTTCTCTTCTTCAAAGTAAACGCACCAAACCTAGATGCTGCAATGACATCTCAGGTCTTATCTATGCAGTAGGAGGCCTAACACGCTCAG GTGAATCCTTGAATGCAGTAGAAGTCTACGAACCTGTCAACGAGACCTGGAGTGTGACCAAGCAGATGACAACGAGACGTAGCCGGGTTGGCGTAACAGTATTATCGGGACGACTCTATGCTGTAGGAGGATATGATGGCCATTCTAGACTGAACACGGTAGAAGTCTTTGACCCTATCAGCAATGAATGGTGGGATGTAGCACCCATGAATCACAGGAGAAG TGCCCTTGGAGTAGCAGCATTAGATGGCCGCGTCTATGCCTGTGGTGGGTATGATGGGATATCTTCTCTCAGCTCTGTGGAATGTTATGACCCAGAAACTAACAA GTGGTATGTTGTTGCTGATATGACAAAGTCAAGGAGTGCTGCGGGTGTAGCTGTTCTCAGTGGTGAGATCTTTGCTGCCGGTGGACACGATGGTCTTCAAATATTTAGCACA GTGGAGTGCTTCAATCGCTTCACTGGTCGCTGGACAGTGGTACAACCAATGCAGAGTAAGAGATGTCGTCTCGGAGTCACATCTTTCAATGGTAAACTCTACATCTGTGGCGGTTACGACGGCTCAAAGTTCCTCAACACCGTTGAAGTCTATGATCCTGTAGCAAACGCTTGGACCTATGCAGCACCCATGAACTCTCGAAGGAGTCGTGTGGCTCTCGTCGCCAATAGAGGGCGACTGTATGCAGTTGGAGGTTATGACGGACTTACGAATCTGAACACTGTAGAGATGTATGATCCTCAAAAGGATGTATGGACTTTTGTATCACCGATGCAGTCGCATGAAGGAGGCGTAGGTGTCGGTGTTATACCCCTTTCTGTGTGA
- the LOC121411509 gene encoding LOW QUALITY PROTEIN: MORN repeat-containing protein 5-like (The sequence of the model RefSeq protein was modified relative to this genomic sequence to represent the inferred CDS: deleted 1 base in 1 codon), which produces MEYTGSSYDGDHKNGRMEGKGKYGFPTDTKYEGEMKDGMFHGKGTLFFPNGSKYDATWENGIAVEGKYTFADGLEYDEPEWLYCDGYDRRFYTETCDGLKPAGRSQLTNRIPPRDIPEGCYDTGDGFYNPTSRVIVDYNHKFLRNADDDEHAWIIKTCRKGWDEIAGYQEKPDL; this is translated from the exons ATGGAATACACTGGCAGCAGCTATGATGGTGACCACAAGAACGGAAG GATGGAAGGTAAAGGAAAATACGGGTTTCCAACAGACACAAAGTACGAAGGTGAAATGAAGGATGGCATGTTCCATGGTAAAGGAACACTGTTCTTTCCAAACGGAAGCAAGTATGATGCAACGTGGGAAAACGGCATAGCTGTAGAG gGGAAATACACATTTGCTGATGGTTTGGAATACGATGAGCCAGAGTGGCTGTATTGTGATGGTTATGATAGGAGATTCTACACAGAGACGTGTGATGGACTCAAACCAGCTG GTCGATCACAGTTAACGAATAGGATA CCCCCAAGAGATATTCCAGAAGGTTGCTATGATACAGGTGATGGTTTCTATAACCCAACATCAAGAGTCATTGTGGATTATAACCATAAATTCCTACGAAATGCAG atgatgatgaacatGCGTGGATTATCAAGACTTGCAGGAAAGGATGGGACGAAATAGCAGGATATCAAGAGAAACCAGATTTATAG
- the LOC121411510 gene encoding uncharacterized protein LOC121411510 has product MPCIEMYTTLSADKVPANFFDVLTEFFCGLLDKDPRGVVLNLYTDQRIHTGSDLNATMLMIQIYNAEAWLDHNANREAIKLVTDKVTGILGIPPDRSTVLLITVPSHQVGTPGGNLLADRDQFKWRLDYIKKINSAAASA; this is encoded by the exons ATGCCTTGCATTGAGATGTACACAACCCTGTCTGCTGATAAAGTACCAGCTAACTTCTTCGATGTTCTGACAGAGTTCTTCTGTGGGTTGCTTGATAAGGACCCAAGG GGAGTTGTTCTGAACTTGTATACAGACCAGCGGATACATACGGGTTCAGATCTCAATGCTACCATGCTTATGATACAGATCTACAATGCCGAAGCCTGGTTAGATCATAATGCAAACAGGGAGGCTATCAAACTAGTCACAGACAAGGTCACAGGCATCCTCGGGATCCCACCTGACAG ATCTACTGTTCTGTTGATCACCGTTCCATCTCACCAAGTTGGCACGCCAGGAGGGAACCTATTAGCAGACAGAGATCAGTTCAAATGGAGACTGGATTACATAAAGAAGATCAATTCTGCTGCAGCATCGGCTTAA